From a single Natronocella acetinitrilica genomic region:
- a CDS encoding NADH-quinone oxidoreductase subunit C has protein sequence MSEKQEQLLEGLRARFGDRLTGAETGVDMAAIEVAPDQLYDVLKELSDNPDCRFEQLTDLCGVDYAAYGEGEWITEQASGSGFSRGVRGNSFARLGLTGIYGVDEIKTNTGRRFAVVYHLLSMSSNERLRVRTYCEDDNFPVVDSVVSIWAGANWFEREAFDLYGIVFDGHPDLRRLLTDYGFVGHPFRKDFPLIGNVEVRYNEEKGRVVYEPVSIQPRVLVPRVVRDDSRYADHNPREGADNG, from the coding sequence ATGTCTGAGAAGCAGGAGCAACTGCTGGAGGGGCTCCGGGCCCGATTTGGCGATCGGCTCACCGGTGCGGAAACGGGGGTCGACATGGCCGCAATCGAGGTTGCGCCCGACCAGCTCTACGATGTTCTCAAGGAGCTGAGTGACAACCCCGATTGCCGGTTTGAGCAACTCACGGATCTATGCGGTGTTGACTATGCCGCCTATGGCGAGGGGGAGTGGATTACCGAGCAGGCCTCCGGTAGCGGCTTTTCCCGGGGCGTGCGGGGCAACAGTTTTGCCCGGCTCGGCCTGACCGGCATCTATGGTGTCGACGAGATCAAGACGAACACCGGGCGGCGCTTCGCCGTGGTGTACCACCTGCTGTCCATGTCCTCGAATGAGCGTCTCCGGGTTCGCACCTATTGCGAGGATGACAACTTTCCGGTTGTCGATTCCGTGGTGAGCATCTGGGCAGGGGCCAATTGGTTCGAGCGTGAAGCGTTCGATCTGTACGGGATCGTTTTCGACGGGCACCCGGATCTGCGCCGCTTGCTGACCGATTACGGTTTCGTCGGACACCCATTCCGCAAGGACTTCCCCCTGATCGGCAATGTAGAGGTCCGCTATAACGAGGAGAAGGGGCGCGTTGTCTACGAGCCTGTCTCCATACAGCCACGGGTGCTGGTGCCGCGCGTGGTTCGGGATGACAGCCGATACGCGGATCACAATCCTCGGGAGGGTGCCGACAATGGCTGA
- the nuoF gene encoding NADH-quinone oxidoreductase subunit NuoF yields MVNEVCYQTLQFDEPWTYENYLKIGGYSSWRKILEEKIPPEDIIETVKKANLRGRGGAGFPAGVKWSFMPRNAPGQKYLLCNSDESEPGTCKDRDILRFNPHALVEGMAIAAYSMGVTVGYNYLRGEFHHEPFERFEQALKEAYEAGLLGKNILGSGVDFDLYGHIGAGAYICGEESALMESLEGKKGQPRYKPPFPAQFGLYGRPTTINNTETLASVPVIMRNGAEWFAELGKPNNGGTKIFCVSGHVEKPGNFEIPLGTPFRDLLQMAGGVRGSRKLKAVIPGGSSMPVVPADTMMELDMDYDSLAKAGSALGSGGVIVMDETTDMVKAILRISQFYYAESCGQCTPCREGTGWMHRVIKRIVRGQGRPEDLELLEAAAGQIAGHTICAFGEAAAWPVQAFLKHYRHEFEYYIEHKRSLVDAEAGAAA; encoded by the coding sequence ATGGTCAACGAGGTTTGCTATCAGACGCTGCAGTTCGACGAGCCGTGGACGTACGAGAACTACCTCAAGATCGGTGGATATTCCTCATGGCGGAAGATTCTCGAGGAGAAAATACCGCCAGAGGACATCATCGAGACCGTCAAGAAAGCCAATCTGCGGGGGCGTGGTGGCGCCGGTTTTCCTGCCGGCGTGAAGTGGAGTTTCATGCCGCGCAATGCCCCGGGGCAGAAATACCTGCTCTGCAATTCCGATGAGTCGGAGCCTGGTACCTGCAAGGATCGCGACATACTGCGTTTCAATCCCCACGCCCTGGTGGAGGGTATGGCGATCGCCGCCTATTCCATGGGTGTCACCGTGGGCTACAACTACCTGCGTGGCGAGTTTCATCATGAGCCGTTCGAGCGCTTCGAGCAGGCTCTGAAGGAAGCCTACGAGGCCGGTTTGCTGGGCAAGAACATCCTCGGATCCGGCGTTGACTTCGACCTCTATGGGCATATCGGCGCAGGCGCCTACATCTGTGGCGAGGAATCCGCCCTGATGGAATCGCTGGAAGGGAAAAAGGGGCAACCACGTTACAAGCCACCGTTCCCGGCGCAATTCGGTCTCTACGGCCGGCCCACCACCATCAACAACACCGAGACACTGGCCTCTGTTCCCGTGATCATGCGCAACGGTGCCGAATGGTTTGCCGAGCTTGGCAAACCCAACAACGGTGGCACCAAGATCTTCTGCGTTTCGGGCCACGTCGAGAAGCCCGGTAACTTCGAGATCCCGCTGGGCACTCCGTTCCGCGATTTGTTGCAGATGGCCGGTGGCGTACGTGGCAGTCGCAAGCTCAAGGCCGTCATTCCGGGCGGTTCGTCCATGCCCGTGGTTCCCGCCGACACCATGATGGAACTGGACATGGACTACGACAGCCTGGCCAAGGCCGGTTCCGCATTGGGCTCCGGCGGCGTGATCGTCATGGACGAGACCACCGACATGGTCAAGGCGATCCTGCGCATCAGCCAGTTCTATTACGCGGAATCCTGTGGTCAATGTACGCCGTGTCGAGAGGGCACCGGCTGGATGCATCGCGTCATCAAGCGCATCGTGCGCGGGCAGGGGCGCCCGGAAGACCTCGAGCTGCTGGAGGCCGCCGCCGGGCAGATCGCCGGACACACGATCTGCGCCTTTGGTGAAGCGGCGGCTTGGCCGGTGCAGGCGTTCCTCAAGCACTATCGCCACGAATTCGAGTATTACATCGAGCACAAGCGTTCCCTGGTGGACGCCGAGGCCGGAGCAGCCGCATGA
- the tpiA gene encoding triose-phosphate isomerase: protein MRQPLVAGNWKMHGSRAMARALSQAVVRGTAELDAIEVVLLPPYVLIPRVSEEVADSAVVLGAQNVATAREGAFTGEISAPMLREFGCRYALVGHSERRQLFGETDALVAKRALAALQEDLRPIVCVGETLAEREASETEDVVLRQLDAVLSAVPEAQLGQVVFAYEPVWAIGTGRTATPEQAQAVHALLRERLHRLGAEIGRRARILYGGSVKPGNAGELLAMPDIDGGLIGGASLVADDFLAICEQAALRRE from the coding sequence ATGCGTCAGCCGTTGGTCGCCGGGAACTGGAAAATGCATGGCTCCAGAGCCATGGCGCGGGCGCTATCCCAGGCGGTAGTCCGAGGTACGGCGGAGCTCGATGCCATAGAGGTGGTGCTGCTACCGCCCTATGTCCTGATTCCCCGGGTGTCCGAAGAGGTTGCCGACAGCGCCGTTGTGCTGGGTGCGCAGAATGTGGCAACCGCGCGTGAGGGCGCTTTCACGGGCGAGATTTCCGCTCCGATGCTGCGGGAGTTTGGCTGTCGTTACGCGCTGGTGGGGCATTCGGAGCGTCGTCAGCTATTCGGTGAAACCGATGCCCTGGTGGCCAAACGGGCGTTGGCGGCGCTGCAGGAAGATTTGCGGCCCATCGTCTGTGTGGGGGAAACCCTTGCGGAGCGGGAAGCATCGGAAACCGAAGACGTGGTGCTTCGGCAACTCGACGCTGTCCTGTCCGCCGTGCCAGAGGCGCAGCTGGGTCAAGTGGTGTTTGCCTACGAGCCGGTGTGGGCAATCGGTACCGGACGGACCGCAACGCCAGAGCAGGCCCAGGCCGTGCATGCCTTGCTCCGGGAGCGGTTGCACCGCCTGGGTGCGGAGATTGGTCGGCGCGCCAGAATACTTTACGGTGGCAGCGTGAAGCCCGGCAATGCCGGTGAGCTTCTTGCCATGCCGGATATCGACGGCGGACTGATCGGTGGCGCCTCCCTGGTAGCTGACGATTTTCTCGCCATTTGCGAGCAAGCGGCTTTGCGCCGCGAATGA
- the folP gene encoding dihydropteroate synthase: MGVLNVTPDSFSDAGAYFSLDDALVQAERMIAEGADLIDIGGESTRPGSDSVSVQQELDRVMPVLERLVSAFDVPVSVDTSKPEVMTEAAACGAGMINDVLALRGEGALHAAVATGLPVCLMHMQGQPRTMQDNPHYEDVVGEVMAFLGERVAACAGAGMTRQRLILDPGFGFGKSLAHNYRLLRELGRFVGMGLPVLVGLSRKSMLGRVLDRDVDERLYGSIAAAVLAAREGARIIRVHDVGPTREAIAIVQATLEAESLAV, from the coding sequence ATGGGTGTGCTCAACGTCACCCCTGACTCTTTCTCCGATGCCGGTGCCTACTTCAGCCTGGACGATGCCCTTGTGCAGGCCGAGCGCATGATCGCGGAGGGAGCCGACCTCATCGACATCGGCGGAGAATCCACGCGGCCGGGCTCCGACAGCGTCTCGGTCCAGCAGGAACTCGACCGGGTCATGCCAGTGCTTGAGCGCCTGGTGAGCGCCTTTGACGTTCCCGTATCCGTCGATACCAGCAAGCCCGAGGTCATGACCGAGGCCGCCGCATGCGGCGCTGGAATGATCAATGACGTGCTGGCATTACGGGGCGAGGGAGCACTGCACGCTGCCGTGGCCACGGGATTGCCAGTGTGCCTGATGCACATGCAGGGGCAGCCACGCACCATGCAGGACAACCCTCATTACGAGGATGTGGTGGGCGAAGTCATGGCATTCCTTGGTGAGCGGGTCGCGGCTTGCGCGGGTGCTGGCATGACACGGCAGCGGTTGATCCTCGACCCCGGTTTCGGTTTCGGCAAGAGCCTCGCCCACAACTACCGGCTTCTGAGGGAGCTTGGCCGTTTTGTCGGCATGGGGCTGCCGGTTCTGGTTGGTCTGTCCCGCAAGTCCATGCTGGGACGTGTGCTGGACCGCGATGTTGATGAGCGGCTATACGGCAGTATTGCTGCAGCCGTGCTCGCGGCCCGCGAAGGTGCTCGTATAATTCGGGTGCACGATGTCGGGCCGACGCGCGAGGCCATCGCTATTGTTCAAGCGACGCTGGAAGCCGAATCCCTGGCGGTCTAG
- a CDS encoding NADH-quinone oxidoreductase subunit NuoE family protein has translation MTTDVQADNLLSADVRRDIDHWLAKFPEEGKRSAVIPALHAAQDANGGYLTEPLMDAVADYIGMPRVAVYEVATFYTMFDLRPVGRHKVNICTNISCYLMGSDSIVAHCEKKLGIRLGETTPDGRITLKIEEECLAACVGGPMMVVDGHYHTHLSPEKVDEILDKLE, from the coding sequence ATGACAACAGACGTACAGGCTGACAACCTGCTTTCTGCGGATGTCCGCCGGGATATCGACCACTGGCTGGCAAAATTTCCGGAAGAGGGCAAGCGATCCGCAGTGATCCCGGCCCTGCACGCCGCACAGGATGCCAACGGCGGGTATCTCACCGAGCCCCTGATGGACGCCGTGGCCGATTATATCGGCATGCCGCGGGTGGCCGTCTACGAGGTGGCCACCTTTTACACGATGTTCGACCTGAGGCCGGTTGGCCGGCACAAGGTGAATATCTGTACCAACATCTCCTGCTATCTCATGGGCTCCGATAGCATCGTGGCCCATTGTGAAAAGAAGCTCGGTATCAGGCTCGGTGAGACCACGCCGGATGGCCGTATCACTCTCAAGATAGAGGAAGAGTGCCTGGCCGCCTGTGTGGGCGGCCCCATGATGGTGGTGGATGGCCACTACCACACCCATCTCAGCCCCGAGAAGGTGGATGAGATCCTGGACAAGCTGGAGTAA
- a CDS encoding NuoB/complex I 20 kDa subunit family protein, which produces MGVEGVLEKGFVTTSADKLINWARTGSLWPMTFGLACCAVEMMHAGAARYDMDRFGIIFRPSPRQSDVMIVAGTLCNKMAPALRKVYDQMSDPKWVISMGSCANGGGYYHYSYSVVRGCDRIVPVDIYVPGCPPTAEALLYGIVQLQNKIHRTNTIAR; this is translated from the coding sequence ATGGGAGTAGAGGGCGTACTCGAGAAGGGCTTCGTCACCACGTCCGCCGACAAGCTCATCAATTGGGCGCGAACGGGTTCTCTCTGGCCAATGACCTTTGGCCTGGCCTGTTGTGCGGTAGAGATGATGCACGCCGGGGCTGCCCGCTACGACATGGACCGCTTCGGTATCATTTTCCGACCCAGTCCCCGCCAATCCGACGTGATGATCGTCGCTGGAACCCTGTGCAACAAGATGGCCCCGGCCCTGCGCAAGGTCTACGACCAGATGTCGGACCCGAAGTGGGTTATCTCCATGGGGTCTTGCGCCAACGGCGGCGGCTACTACCACTATTCCTATTCGGTTGTTCGCGGCTGTGATCGCATCGTTCCAGTCGACATCTACGTGCCTGGCTGTCCGCCCACGGCGGAGGCGCTGTTGTATGGAATCGTGCAGCTGCAGAACAAGATTCACCGGACCAATACCATCGCGCGCTGA
- the nuoG gene encoding NADH-quinone oxidoreductase subunit NuoG has protein sequence MNAKVENDQDFVTLEVDGVEMRARKGAMLIEATDQADIHVPRFCYHRKLSIAANCRMCLVDVEKAPKPLPACATPVAEGMKVRTRSERALKAQKGVMEFLLINHPLDCPICDQGGECELQDLAMGYGRGVSRFSERKRVVKDENLGPLISTEMTRCIHCTRCVRFLDEVAGQPELGGMGRGEHMEISTLVGHGVNSEMSGNIIDLCPVGALTSKPYRFTARAWEMLSHPAVSPHDCVGSNLQIHHLNGQIKRVVPRENESVNECWISDRDRFAYQGLYAEDRLTSPMIKRDGQWHSVDWETALEEASSRLRAVAEEHGAEQLGALLSPSATSEEMYLLGRLMRGMGSHNVDARLQTGDFSDQADRATFPGMGVPLADIDRLDAVLLVGSNPRHDHPIVNHRLRKAALAGARVHVLYPRQLDLNYSVAGQHQVSPEEMVSELALVAKALLESKGTEPPKGLHDLIGDVVLEQRHRELATMLAEAGNAALMLGPLVESHPGGGAIRQLAHLIVELAAARICVLTEGANQAGAWLLGAVPHREVGGAASEQVGLDARAMLEQPRRGYLLLGLEPEHDCWDGAAALEAMNQAHTVVAMTGYVTDSMREYADVLLPIGLFGESSGSYVSAEGRWQSFPGVAMPVGEARPAWKVLRVLGNLLKLDGFDYNAPDEVAEEARRRCGEPEVRMEQAWVAPQQETSSAAALMRVGTAGLYSGDPLVRRAAALQQTVQAETAGQVRVAASVAEELGVSDGDSLQVQQGASVNTMVVRVDDTLANGVVWVSRGAAAAAGLGAAVGPVTLARV, from the coding sequence ATGAATGCCAAGGTCGAGAACGATCAGGATTTCGTAACGCTTGAAGTCGACGGTGTTGAGATGCGCGCCCGCAAGGGTGCCATGCTCATCGAGGCGACGGATCAGGCTGATATCCATGTGCCGCGGTTCTGTTATCACCGCAAGCTGTCGATTGCCGCCAACTGCCGTATGTGCCTGGTGGATGTAGAGAAAGCGCCGAAGCCCTTGCCCGCGTGCGCAACGCCTGTGGCCGAGGGCATGAAGGTGCGTACACGCTCCGAACGGGCGCTGAAGGCGCAGAAAGGGGTCATGGAATTCCTGCTCATCAACCACCCGCTGGATTGCCCCATCTGTGACCAGGGCGGTGAGTGCGAACTCCAGGATCTGGCCATGGGCTACGGCCGTGGTGTGTCCCGCTTCTCCGAGCGCAAGCGCGTGGTCAAGGATGAAAACCTCGGCCCGCTTATTTCCACGGAGATGACGCGCTGCATCCACTGCACCCGCTGCGTGCGGTTTCTCGACGAGGTGGCGGGGCAGCCGGAGCTCGGAGGCATGGGGCGCGGCGAGCATATGGAAATCTCCACCCTGGTGGGCCATGGCGTCAATTCGGAGATGTCCGGCAACATCATCGATCTCTGCCCGGTGGGTGCGCTCACCTCCAAGCCCTACCGCTTTACCGCCCGTGCATGGGAGATGCTCAGCCATCCGGCCGTCTCGCCCCATGACTGTGTCGGCTCCAATCTGCAGATTCACCACTTGAACGGGCAGATCAAGCGCGTTGTGCCACGGGAAAACGAGTCGGTCAACGAGTGCTGGATCTCGGATCGTGACCGCTTTGCCTATCAGGGGCTTTACGCAGAGGATCGCCTGACCTCGCCCATGATCAAGCGCGATGGTCAGTGGCATTCGGTCGATTGGGAGACGGCTCTGGAAGAGGCATCCAGCCGCCTGCGTGCCGTTGCGGAAGAGCACGGCGCCGAACAACTGGGAGCCCTGCTGTCACCGTCCGCCACCAGCGAGGAAATGTATCTCCTGGGCCGTTTGATGCGGGGAATGGGAAGCCACAACGTGGATGCCCGGCTGCAGACCGGGGATTTTTCCGATCAGGCCGACCGCGCTACATTTCCAGGGATGGGCGTTCCACTGGCGGATATCGATCGGCTGGATGCCGTGCTGCTGGTGGGCAGCAATCCGCGCCATGACCATCCCATCGTCAATCATCGACTGCGCAAGGCGGCACTCGCCGGTGCTCGCGTTCATGTGCTGTATCCGCGCCAGCTCGACCTCAACTACAGCGTTGCAGGTCAGCACCAGGTATCGCCGGAGGAGATGGTGTCCGAGCTGGCGCTAGTGGCCAAGGCGCTGCTGGAGTCCAAGGGAACCGAGCCACCGAAAGGTCTCCATGACCTTATCGGAGACGTGGTCCTGGAGCAGCGCCATCGCGAGCTCGCCACAATGCTCGCCGAGGCCGGGAACGCGGCTCTGATGCTCGGTCCCCTGGTTGAGTCGCATCCAGGGGGCGGTGCCATTCGGCAGCTCGCCCATTTGATCGTGGAACTGGCGGCTGCGCGTATCTGCGTGCTGACCGAAGGGGCGAACCAGGCTGGCGCCTGGCTGCTCGGTGCAGTACCCCACCGGGAGGTCGGTGGTGCGGCATCGGAGCAGGTCGGGCTCGACGCCCGGGCAATGCTGGAGCAGCCGCGGCGCGGCTATCTCCTGCTGGGTCTGGAACCCGAGCATGATTGCTGGGATGGTGCCGCGGCCCTGGAGGCCATGAATCAGGCGCATACCGTTGTCGCCATGACAGGCTATGTCACCGACAGCATGCGCGAGTACGCAGATGTCCTGCTGCCCATCGGGCTATTTGGAGAGAGCTCCGGCTCTTATGTTTCCGCGGAAGGCCGTTGGCAGTCTTTCCCGGGTGTCGCCATGCCTGTGGGTGAAGCCCGGCCCGCCTGGAAAGTATTGCGAGTGTTGGGCAACCTGCTCAAGCTCGATGGCTTTGATTACAACGCGCCGGATGAGGTTGCCGAGGAAGCCCGGCGCCGCTGCGGAGAGCCCGAAGTACGTATGGAGCAGGCCTGGGTTGCGCCGCAGCAAGAGACATCATCTGCCGCAGCGCTGATGCGGGTCGGCACGGCGGGCCTTTACTCGGGGGATCCGCTGGTCCGTCGTGCGGCCGCACTGCAACAGACGGTGCAGGCCGAGACTGCTGGCCAGGTCCGTGTGGCTGCTTCCGTGGCGGAAGAACTTGGTGTCTCCGATGGAGACTCGCTGCAGGTGCAACAAGGTGCGTCGGTAAACACCATGGTTGTGCGCGTTGATGACACGCTTGCAAACGGCGTGGTCTGGGTCAGCCGCGGTGCAGCCGCGGCGGCTGGGCTTGGCGCTGCGGTTGGACCGGTGACGCTCGCTCGCGTATAA
- the glmM gene encoding phosphoglucosamine mutase — MGRQYFGTDGIRGRVGEYPITPDFVLKLGWAVGRVLAQQDRDLVLIGKDTRISGYMFESALEAGLSAAGVDIRLLGPMPTPAIAYLTSTLRAGAGIVISASHNPHEDNGIKFFSADGEKLDDATEERIEALLQESLTTVNSSALGKVARLEDAPGRYIEFCKSSVERQLRLDGMRLVLDCANGATYHVGPEVFRELGAEVVVIGNRPDGLNINVDCGSTSPQGLQKAVIEHGAHAGIAFDGDGDRLVMVDENGEILDGDELLFIIARGRQREGALRGPVVGTLMSNLGLELALRELGVDFIRAKVGDRYVLEQLKRESGILGGESSGHILCLDRTTTGDGIISALQVLEVLHRENVSLAEARGGMTKYPQHMINVPVGRVRAIDDNATIADAVRLTESALGDQGRVLLRPSGTEPVIRVMVEGRDAASVRQHAQTLADAVKRALA; from the coding sequence ATGGGGCGGCAGTACTTTGGAACCGACGGTATACGGGGGCGGGTCGGAGAGTATCCGATTACACCGGATTTCGTGCTCAAGCTTGGTTGGGCGGTTGGTCGTGTGCTGGCGCAACAGGATCGTGATCTCGTCCTGATCGGCAAGGACACCCGCATCTCCGGTTACATGTTCGAGTCGGCGCTGGAGGCCGGTTTATCTGCTGCCGGGGTCGATATCCGGTTGCTTGGTCCCATGCCGACCCCGGCGATCGCCTACCTGACCAGCACTCTGCGTGCCGGGGCCGGGATCGTGATCAGCGCGTCCCATAACCCCCATGAGGATAACGGCATCAAGTTCTTTTCCGCCGATGGCGAGAAGCTCGATGATGCCACCGAGGAGCGCATAGAGGCACTGTTACAGGAGAGCCTGACCACGGTGAATTCCAGCGCCCTGGGCAAGGTCGCACGGTTGGAGGATGCGCCCGGCCGCTATATCGAGTTCTGCAAGAGCAGCGTCGAGCGGCAGTTGCGTCTTGACGGCATGCGCCTGGTGTTGGACTGCGCGAACGGCGCGACCTATCACGTGGGCCCGGAAGTCTTCCGCGAACTGGGTGCCGAAGTTGTGGTTATCGGCAACCGACCCGATGGTCTCAACATCAATGTCGATTGTGGCTCCACCAGTCCACAAGGCCTGCAGAAGGCGGTGATCGAGCACGGCGCCCACGCCGGTATCGCGTTTGATGGCGATGGTGATCGACTGGTCATGGTGGACGAGAACGGTGAGATCCTCGACGGTGATGAGCTTCTGTTCATTATTGCCCGCGGGCGCCAGCGTGAGGGCGCGCTGCGTGGCCCGGTGGTGGGCACATTGATGAGCAACCTGGGGCTCGAGCTGGCATTGCGTGAGCTGGGTGTCGATTTTATCCGTGCCAAGGTGGGTGACCGCTACGTACTGGAACAATTGAAGCGCGAGTCCGGCATTCTCGGTGGCGAGTCTTCAGGCCACATTCTCTGTCTTGATCGTACGACCACCGGGGATGGCATCATCTCGGCCTTGCAGGTGCTGGAGGTGCTCCACAGGGAGAACGTCTCGCTGGCAGAGGCCAGGGGCGGAATGACCAAGTATCCGCAGCACATGATTAATGTGCCAGTGGGGCGTGTGCGGGCTATCGACGACAACGCGACCATTGCTGACGCCGTGAGGCTCACGGAGTCGGCGCTTGGTGATCAGGGGCGGGTGTTGCTGCGGCCGTCGGGCACGGAACCGGTAATCCGGGTGATGGTTGAGGGACGTGATGCGGCCTCGGTCAGACAGCATGCGCAGACGCTTGCGGATGCGGTGAAGCGCGCACTGGCCTGA
- a CDS encoding NADH-quinone oxidoreductase subunit D, with amino-acid sequence MADIRSYTMNFGPQHPAAHGVLRLVLEMEGEVIRRADPHIGLLHRATEKLAESKPYNQSIGYMDRLDYVSMMCSEHGYVLAIEKLLGITPPPRAQYIRVMFDEITRILNHLMWLGAHGLDVGAMTVFLYCFREREDLMDCYEAVSGARMHATYYRPGGVYRDLPQRMPQYDASKFRSEADLKRLNAARQGSLLDFIEEFTERFPTCVDEYETLLTDNRIWKQRLVGIGEVTAERAMELGFTGPMLRGSGVEWDLRRTQPYEVYDQLDFEIPVGTNGDCYDRYLVRIEEMRQSNRIIRQCVDWLRRNPGPVMVDDHKIAPPSREEMKDDMESLIHHFKLFTEGYTVPRGEAYAAVEAPKGEFGCYIVSDGANKPYRLKVRAPGFAHLAAMDEMSRGHMLADVVAIIGTQDIVFGEIDR; translated from the coding sequence ATGGCTGACATCCGTTCCTACACGATGAATTTCGGCCCGCAGCACCCTGCGGCCCACGGTGTTCTGCGCCTGGTGCTGGAAATGGAAGGCGAGGTCATCCGCCGGGCCGACCCACATATCGGCCTTCTGCACCGGGCCACCGAAAAGCTCGCCGAGAGTAAGCCCTACAACCAGAGCATCGGCTACATGGATCGTCTCGATTACGTGTCCATGATGTGCAGTGAGCACGGCTATGTGCTCGCCATCGAAAAGCTGCTGGGGATTACGCCGCCACCCCGGGCACAGTACATCCGTGTGATGTTCGACGAAATCACCCGGATCCTGAATCACCTGATGTGGCTGGGCGCCCACGGGCTGGATGTGGGTGCCATGACGGTGTTCCTGTACTGCTTCCGTGAGCGGGAAGACCTGATGGATTGCTATGAGGCCGTCTCCGGTGCGCGTATGCACGCCACTTATTACCGGCCTGGCGGCGTGTATCGGGACTTGCCGCAGCGTATGCCGCAGTACGATGCGTCGAAGTTTCGCAGCGAGGCGGATCTGAAGCGTCTCAACGCGGCGCGCCAGGGCTCGCTGCTTGATTTCATTGAAGAGTTTACCGAGCGATTCCCGACCTGTGTGGATGAGTATGAAACATTGCTCACCGATAACCGCATCTGGAAACAGCGCCTGGTGGGGATCGGCGAAGTCACTGCCGAGCGGGCCATGGAACTCGGCTTTACCGGCCCCATGCTGCGTGGCTCCGGGGTGGAGTGGGACCTGCGCCGCACGCAGCCCTATGAGGTCTATGACCAGCTCGACTTCGAGATTCCGGTGGGTACCAACGGCGATTGCTATGACCGCTATCTGGTCCGTATCGAGGAGATGCGCCAGTCGAACCGGATTATCCGTCAGTGCGTGGACTGGCTGCGCAGAAATCCGGGCCCGGTCATGGTGGACGATCACAAGATCGCCCCCCCGAGCCGGGAAGAAATGAAGGACGACATGGAGTCGCTGATCCATCACTTCAAGCTGTTTACCGAAGGCTACACGGTGCCCCGCGGCGAGGCCTACGCGGCGGTGGAGGCGCCGAAGGGCGAATTCGGTTGCTATATCGTGTCCGATGGTGCCAACAAGCCCTATCGCCTGAAGGTCCGGGCGCCGGGCTTCGCTCATCTGGCCGCCATGGACGAAATGAGCCGGGGCCATATGCTGGCCGACGTGGTGGCCATTATCGGAACACAGGACATCGTCTTCGGGGAGATCGACCGATGA
- a CDS encoding NADH-quinone oxidoreductase subunit A: MVENYLPILLFVIVGLGMGAVLLAAGFILGPSRPNDEKLSPYECGFEAFEDSRMKFDVRYYLVAILFIIFDLEIAFLFPWAIVLDEIGLFGFASMAVFIAILLIGFLYEWKKGALEWE, encoded by the coding sequence ATGGTTGAGAATTATCTGCCGATCCTCCTGTTTGTCATCGTCGGGCTGGGCATGGGCGCTGTGCTCCTCGCTGCCGGGTTCATTCTCGGGCCAAGTCGACCCAACGACGAGAAGCTGTCCCCCTACGAATGTGGTTTCGAGGCATTCGAAGACAGTCGAATGAAGTTCGACGTCCGGTACTATCTCGTTGCCATCCTGTTCATCATCTTCGATCTTGAAATAGCGTTCCTTTTCCCGTGGGCAATTGTGCTCGACGAAATCGGTCTGTTCGGCTTTGCATCCATGGCCGTTTTCATCGCAATTCTCCTGATCGGCTTTCTCTATGAATGGAAGAAGGGGGCTCTGGAATGGGAGTAG
- the secG gene encoding preprotein translocase subunit SecG, giving the protein MGQIILVIHVLIAITLVVLVLLQHGKGADAGAAFGSGASATVFGAQGSSSFLVRITTALAIGFFLTSLTLAMIAARQSTPGSVADLIGDEPASEVEEGAPGAPDEDTDEVIEDAPPPPDE; this is encoded by the coding sequence ATGGGACAGATTATCCTGGTCATCCACGTGCTGATCGCCATTACCTTGGTGGTTCTGGTGTTGCTCCAGCACGGCAAGGGGGCCGACGCGGGTGCCGCCTTTGGCAGTGGCGCATCGGCCACCGTATTCGGGGCCCAGGGCTCGTCGTCCTTTCTGGTGCGCATCACCACGGCCCTGGCGATCGGTTTCTTCCTCACCAGCCTGACCCTGGCGATGATCGCGGCCCGGCAGTCCACCCCGGGGAGTGTGGCTGACCTGATTGGCGATGAGCCAGCGTCAGAGGTGGAAGAGGGAGCGCCCGGAGCGCCGGATGAAGATACCGATGAAGTGATCGAGGACGCACCCCCGCCGCCGGACGAATAA